From a single Loxodonta africana isolate mLoxAfr1 chromosome 9, mLoxAfr1.hap2, whole genome shotgun sequence genomic region:
- the LOC135232373 gene encoding interferon omega-2-like — protein MALLLCLLTALVVFSCGPAPSLGCDLPQNHSLASEKTVDLLDQMQRLPTFICLNDRKDFRFPQEMVDGSQLQKAQAIAFLHEMLQQIFELFHRKDSFSPWNTTPLHQLLSGLLKQQKDLETCFVQAMEEEKSVLPIEAPEAAVKEYFEGICSYLKEKEYSECAWEVVRVEIRRSFSSSTNLRERLRRKDGDMSSS, from the coding sequence ATGGCCCTCCTGCTCTGTTTACtgacagccctggtggtgttcAGCTGTGGCCCTGCTCCATCTCTGGGCTGTGATCTGCCTCAAAACCACAGCCTGGCTAGTGAGAAGACCGTTGACCTTCTGGACCAAATGCAGAGACTCCCCACTTTCATCTGTCTGAATGACAGAAAGGACTTCAGATTCCCCCAGGAGATGGTGGATGGCAGCCAGCTCCAGAAGGCCCAGGCCATCGCTTTCCTCCACGAGATGCTCCAGCAGATCTTCGAACTCTTCCATAGAAAGGACTCCTTTTCTCCTTGGAACACTACCCCCCTGCACCAGCTCCTCAGTGGACTCCTTAAACAGCAGAAAGACTTGGAGACCTGCTTCGTGCAGGCAATGGAAGAGGAAAAATCTGTCCTGCCCATTGAGGCCCCTGAAGCGGCTGTGAAGGAGTACTTTGAGGGAATCTGTTCCTATCTGAAAGAGAAGGAATACAGTGAGTGTGCCTGGGAAGTTGTCAGAGTGGAAATCAGGAGATCCTTCTCTTCATCGACAAACTTGCGAGAAAGGttaagaagaaaggatggtgacaTGAGTTCATCTTGA